A window of Loxodonta africana isolate mLoxAfr1 chromosome 3, mLoxAfr1.hap2, whole genome shotgun sequence genomic DNA:
atttgatctcgtaAAATtgcttgaactgagaagcacctTCCTctcgtgtgttattgtttgttttataggcctatctaatttttggctgaaaagtggacttcaggagtggcttcagttctaagagggtgtccagggaccatagtttcaggggttgctccagtctctgtcagtcgcgtaagtctggtgttttttttgtgaatttatattttgttctacattttttttcctactctttttgtgattcctgtcagaactgtcggtggtggtagctgggcaccatctagttctgggctcaggctggtggaggctgtggttcatgtggtcccttagtcctttggactaatattttccttgtgtcttcgggtttcttcattttcctttgctcccaaCTTGAtaagaccagtagatgtatcctagatggctgcttgaaagcttttaataGATCCCAGGCacaactcaccaaagtgggttgaagaacattttctttatgaactatgctatgccagctggcctagatgtccctcgagaccatggtcctcagccctcagccccagtaacttggtccctcaaggtgttttgatatgtctaggaagcttctatggctttgccttgttcaagttgtgctgacttcccctatattgtgggTTGcgtttcccttcaccaaagctaacaCTTGTCTACTCTCTAGGTAGTGACTTCctctccccacccttcccctccctcataaccatcaaagattttttttttctgtgtttaaactttttcttgatttttataatagtggtcccatatagtatttgtccttttgtgattgacttatatcactcagcctaatgccctccagattcatccattttgtgagatgGTTCTCgggttcatcattgttttttaccattgcgtagtattccattgtgtgtatgtaccataatttgtttatccattcacctgttgatgggcacttaggttgtctccatctttttgatattgtgaataatgttgcaatgaacatgggtatgcatatgtctattcatgtgatgactcttatttctctaggagtgggattgctggatcgtatggtatttctgttgttgttaggtgctgttgagtcatttcctatgtacaacaaaatgaaacattcccagttctgcaccaacctcacaatcgttgttatgcttgaacccactgttgtagccattgtgtcaatccatcttgttgagaatcctcctttttctctggccctctactttgtcaagcatgatgtccttctctaggagctgatccctcctgataacatgatcaaagtatgtgagatgtagtcttgccaaccttgcttctaaggagcattctgttgtacttccaaacggtatttctatttctagctttttaaggagacgccatatcattttccatagtggttgtaccgttttatgTTCCTGCCAGTAgtgagtgcataagagttccaatctccctgcagcctcccaacattaattattttctgttttttttactagtgccagtaatgttggggtaaattggtatctcattgtagtttcgatttgcatttctctaatggctaatgatcacaagcatttcctcctgtgtctgttagctccctgaatatcttctttggtgaagtgtgaaattcttaatttttgaacaaagggtcccacattttcattttgcatggaCCCCTCAAATTATGTAGCCTGCCCTGAGGAGAGGGATCTTTACTGAGGATCAAAGACCTTTCTCCTGGAGCCGGACACGTATGGGCAGGTACACCCACCTTAGAAGTGCTCACTTCATTCATACCCCCTCAGGCCACCCTTTGCTACAATCTTGCAGAGCCTTTTGGTGCATGCCCTCAGGTGTACTCCCTCAGCCTTTACCACTCCCCAGCATGCTGTCCCCCCTCCCAACTCCCAGAACCTGCATGTGTGCCTGAGGGCTTTCTGTGGAAGCTGGAGTCCACACTGCCCatgatggattgaactgtatcccccctaAATATGTACTGAATTCTGGCCCTTTCACCTGTGGAtggattctgtttggaaatagagtttttcttttgttatgttaatgagatcatacccgAGTAGagtgaatcctaaacctaatcacttctgagttataagatgaccagaataaacacagagacacacacatggggaagacagacaccatgtgaggatcacctacaaaccaaagaacaccaaggaaccaaggaattccCTAGGCTACCGGCAAGGGAAGAATCAACGCAACcaaggccctgatttggacttttaggctccggaactgtgagaaaatatatgttctttaaagtcagccacttgtggtatttgtgttacagcaacaCTGGGAACTAAGACACTGCCTGTGTGACAAGCAGCCCAAAAGTGTCGGCAGATGAACACCTCCTTGAGAACAGCCCTCATCCAATGATTGATGTAAGTTGGTGGATCAGTACTTCAGCTCCCTCGCCCCTGGGTGGGATGACACTCACAAGTCTGCTCTGTGATGTCTCCCTGAGGTCCTCAGTGGGAGCTCCGGTTGCCCACAGTGGGAACTTGCTTGATGGCACACACTGTACTGGCCTCCCTCCCTCTTTGTCTCACTCTTGTACTACTCCACTTGTGTTTCCTGGggtcacctcccaaataaactacttgcacTGGGATTCCTGTCTTAGGATCTGCTTCTGGGGCACTCAACCTAAGACAATGCTTGCAAACACAGATGGCACGTGCACATGGCTCCTTCCATGGTCTCTTTACTGGGGGCCTGAAGCTGGCAGGATCGGAGGTAGCTCCCTCCTGGACCTCCAAGAGGCCCTCCTAGCAGTTCTTGGCTTCACATcctagaaaagaaaagagagtgtGAAGCTTGGGGGTGGGAGGCTGGATATACCATTCCCAAGGTGGGACCCTGGATGGGGAAGGGGACAGGGTCTCTAAGTCAGGGGGTGGTATGAAGCCCACTGCAGGCCAGGGTGGGTGGATTGATAGCTTAATGAAGTGGAGTGGCAGTATGCAGGTAGCATGAAGTTGTGGAGACTGGGTCCAGGTGTGATTACAGAGGACATTTGGTGATCAGGGACAGGGAGGATGTCATGAGGCTGAGGTTGTGCTGGCTGGGCCTAGGTTGCTCCAGTGTAAGAGTTGCCATCAGGGGTCAGAGAGCAAGGGGCTAGGCAAGGACCCTGGGGGCAAATGACTGGGAACACAGTATTAAGGGCTGGGCAGTGATTGTGCTGGCAGAGAGGTTTTAGGTAGGCTCAGGGACTAGGCCAATGTTATGCAGACAGAAGGCCTTTGGGTAGGGGGCAGGGGCCAGGCTGCATGGGCTGGGATGAGGTTGTGCAGGCAGAGGGGTTGTGACTTGGATATAGATCATGCAGGCCAGGCTGAGGTTGTGTGGGCAGAGGGGTCCACTCTCTGGTTGGGCAGAGTTGTTAGAAGCTGGGCAACAAAGTGGCTGTGGCTGGGGTTCTCAAATGGGGCGAGGGGACTGTGGACAGAAGCAGGGCTGAGGCTATGCAGGCCGAGGTCAGGGGGCAGTGACTGAACACTGGGCCAAAGTTGCCTGAGTAAAAGGTCTGCCAAGGGGGACCAGgagcctggctggggctgtaaCAGCAGGCAGGGGTCAGGGACCCTGCCGAGCTTGTGCGGAGGGGCTGGGAGCAGAGGTAGTGTGGGAGGTGATGACTCACGGCTGCAAAGCGCGGCCAAGTGTGCAGCAGATTGAAGAGCGCGTCGCCGGGGCAGTGTGTGCTCACGAGCTGGCGGTGGCCCAGCACCTTGTAGTCGGGTCGCAGGTAGCCGAAGCGCAGCGCGCAGCGCGGCAGTTCGTCGCGCATGGTGCGCAGCGCGGCGTCGGTGGGCAGCTCCGCCGTGTAGTTGCCTACGAAGGCCACCCCGAAGCCGAGGGAGTTGTGGCCAAGCGTGTGCGCGCCCACGCGGTGCCAGCCGCGGCCCTCATATACGTAGCCGTCCGAGCCCACCACGAAACTAAGGAGCAGAAGGGCAAGAGGCACCACGTGGAGTCAGGGAGGCCGACCTCATCCTGCCCACCCCGAGGCCTTGCCTCCTGACTCCAAACCCTACCACTGAGCCGGGGTCGCACCCACCCCAAGTTCCGCCCCGGCACCTTGGTTCTCCCAAGTCCAGGTCCTGCCCTACTCCCGGCACAGACCTGCGAGTCCTCTGGCTCCACCCCTCAGCGTTGGCCTCGCCCCTTTATCCCAGAGCGCCGAGTGTCTCAAATTTTGCTCCTGCCCAGTTCTGAGCCCACTTGTGCTTTAGGCCACGCCCCATCACTGCCCTGTCCCGGCCCATCACaggccccaccccttccctcaGGCCCCGCCTCTTTCTCTAGTTCCCTCCCGCAACCTAAgcatcacaccaaaaccaaaaaaccaaacccagtgccgtcgagccgattccgactcttagcgaccctataggacagagtagaactgccccatagactttccaaggagcgcctggcagattcgaactgccgaccctttggttagcagccaaagggccagcagttcgaaaccTCCAGTGGCTATCACACAGCCTAGCGATTTCTGGTCCCTGTTAAGGCCCCGCCCCCATTACTGTTTGTTCCTCTTCACCCTGGCTCCGCCCACCCCAAGCTGTTCCTCCACCCAGCTAGCTCGGTTAACTCTAAGCCACGCCCCCTCAGGCCTAACCTCCCCCCCCAGCCTTGGCCCCGCCCCGGCCGGGCCCCGCCCACCTATAGCCGATGTCGCCCCAGCCGCGAGTATCCTGGTGGAATCTCTGCATGGAGCGCATGTTGGCGGCGCATTTCTCGAAGTCGGTGCAGGGCAGCTCGGGAATGTATGTGTGATGCACATACAAGAAGCCGAGCGGCAGCTTCAGTGGCGTCGGTTGGTGCCGGTACGGCGCGGCGCCCCAGCGGCAGCGGGGGTGAATGGCGGGGCACCCTGAAACGGGGTCCAGGGCTGGAGTCAGCATGCGCTCTTCCACCTGCTGCTTGCATCACCATTAGAACGCATATATAGGCTATTTCTCCAGCCCCCTGCCAGATTTGGGGAGAGTGTAGCTCACTGAACATCGGCCCTCACTGGGATCTAACTTAACCACATCTAACAAAGTCTCTGACATGTTCAGACATCTGCTATGACTTTCACGACCTTCACAATAAGCCCAAGAATTTTAGCTCAGCCTTCAAGGCCTTTACAACCCAGGGGTCAACGCTCTCTCTAGCTTGCCTGAGCCCTAGGAATCTTAGAAAAGAGGAATCTTATTAAACCCTACAGCAAATCCAAGATATTGTAAGGATTTCCCACCCCATCCCCTGCACCCCCACCCTGTTTCACTGAAGAAAGTCCAGAGAAGTGAAGCAGCTCCCCTAAAGTTGCACAGGGAGTAACTGGCTGAACTCCTATTCAAACTAAAGTTCTAAGCTTGGTCTCTCTTGAACTTGCCCTGGGCTCTGAGACCTCTGTGTCTTTACCTATGCTGAGCCCACTACCTGGAATGCCCCCTCTTTCTCACTTTTTTGTCAGACAAACTCCTATCATCCCTCAATACCCAATGCCAGCATTTCCTCACCTGTACACCTTCCCTGGCTCCCCAGGCAGAGCCCTTATTCTCCCATCTGGACTCCCCCATTCCCTAGATCCCCTGACCACATGAGGCTGGGTGTGTctgggagggtggagggagtgGGAGGCCTTCTCACCCAGGAAAGCCTCGGTGAACTCCTTGGTGGCATGGCTGGCCACTTGAGCCAGCTGATCTTGGCTCATGCCCTGCAGCTGGAGGTGTGTGGGGTCCAGTCTCTGTAGCAGGAGGAGGGCCCCCCACACCTGCTGGGTCAGGGTGGGGGCTGAGGTCAGGACAGCCCCATTCTGCCGTCGAAAGTTGCTTTGGAGTCCTGGCTCTCTGGCCACACCAGCGCCATAGTACTGGCTCAGCAGGAGGCTGAGGGGTGGCTGGGGCTCAGGGGTCCGACTCAGGTAGTCTCCCAGGAGGATCCCATCCAGGGCACCATTGAGGAAGGCTGTGGTGAGCCGTGAGGCTTTGGGGTCCAGGAGAGTGAAGGTCTGGGGGGCAGAAAACTGGTCCCAGCAGCCCTCAGCTCCCAGGCCAGGTTGGCTCTCGGTCTGGGGGTCCTGGAGAAAGGTTAGGCCCAGGTCTGTGGCCAGGGTGACCGCCAGGAGGCTGTCCACGCTGGTGGGGAACATGGCTTTAGTATCTGGAGAGGCAGCTTCCACATCTAGAGAGGTGACATCTGGTGAGGCCACTGTGAGTCCTGGGGAGGCGGCTCTTACCTCTGGAACGGTAGCTCCAACATCTGGAGAGGTGGCTTCGGCATCCTGAGGGGGGGTTGTGCTATCCAAGGGCAAGTTCACCACCCTGCGCCCCTGCAGCCCTGCCTCCAGCCCAGCCAGCAGCGGCTGCACAGCCACAGTTGAGCCATCGGGTGCCAGCACTACACCATACTCCCTCCCATCCCGTACATCATGTTGGGCCACTTTCTCTGTCAGGCCTCGAAGCTCTGGGCTCAGCCGGTGGGGATCCAGTTTGATGGCCTTGAGGAGCTGCTCCTTCAGTAGGAAACGGTAGAGGGGGTTGTGGGGGCCGGAGTCCTGGGCTGACAATAGCCACGTGGAGGCCGTGGGTCTGGCTTCGGTCACAGGCGCCTTCTGCTCGAGCTCACCCAGGGCCTTGATGATGAAGTCCATGAGCAAGGGCAAGGAGGCTGTGGAGAGGAGGGGAACTGTCAGCCTAGTGGCCCAGCCCCACCCCTCCCTCAGCACCACCCCCCTACTCCACGCTTTCTCAATGCCTCCATCCGACAACCCTGTGACCCCCAACACTGTCCTTgtgtagataaggaaactgaggcacacagacaACGAGTGTTCATGATGCATCAGGCCTTGTGTTAAGCAGCTTGGACTAATTCTGAGCACTAGGGAGCGATGGCAGGATTATGAGCAGGAGAGGGATGTCCCAAGATTGTTCCTTTGGCTGCCATGTGGAGAATGGACTTGTGGGGGGCTAGAGCAGGGAAGGGGAGACAGTGTGGAGATGAGCAATGAAGGGTGGGGGCAGTGGAATGGAGGGAAGAAGACTGTGTTCCTAGGCATGTAGGAGAGAAGATGAGCAGTTCTTGGTGATGGACTGGATTTGGGTGAGATTAGAAGGAAAGATATCCTGAAGGATGGGCCTGCACCTCTTTGGGGGAAATGTAAGTGGCTAAGCCTGGAACCCAAAAGTGCTGGACCTAGAGCTGGGGGttagtagagtccctgggtggtgcaaatggttaacgcacttgtctatattggaggttcgagtccacccagggatgtcttggaagaaaggcctggcaattcgcttccaaaaaatcatccgttgaaaaccctgtggagcacagttctattctgacacacctggggtcaccatgagtcggaattaacttgacagcagctggtttgtaTTGAacaacagctaacatttactaaACCAATGCCTGAAACTGTCCTAAGTGACTTATATGACTTAactcatttagtcttcacaacaaccctgtgaggtgggtCCTCTTGCGGATGAGTTACCTGAGACACAGGTTAAATTACCTGCCTGAGGTCAGATagccaggaagtggcagagctaggatttgaatccAAGAAGGCTTCATCCTCTTACTCTGCCGCCTAGAATCCAGGTTCTTCCCCCAGACAGTTTACACTATAATTTCTCTAAAACTTTGTTCTTCTCTCGCCCCAAACGCCCTTCTCTGCTTTTCTACCAAGTAAAAttcttctccttcttcccttcctagCTCTAcatgtctttcctgtctttgcttCCTCCGCCCCAGGTTCCTCCCCTCACCTTGCCCTGGTCCTATGGGCCTGGGAGCATCTGTGTCCCTTGGTTCCTGGAGGGCTGAGACCAGCATTGGAGTCTCTGACCTTGCTCACAAACAGGGCTAGACACGGAAGGCGCAGCAGTACACTTTCGCAGACCCAGAGTCCCAGCCCAGGCATCTGCCCTCCGACCCACCTGTCCCAGGCTTCGGCCACAGCAGCAATCCCAGCAGGATCCAGAGGACACCCTGGGCCATCATTGTTGTGTTCCACCTTCCAGGGGGGCAGATCCAGTTGACCTCAGCGGAGGCTCAGTGCTACTGGAAGGACACAGGCATGGAGAACAGAGCAGGGCCTTTGGCCACGGTCAAAGTCCAGGGTGAATGACTCGCTGTCCCTCGCAGAGCTGTGTGGAGGaggaggcggtggggggaggggtcCGGGGTTTACAGTCAACCAGACCTTGGACCTCAAGTTGTTTTCCATCCTGTTCTGTCCCTCCCAGGCTGGGGTCAAGCAGGGGAGGCCCATCTCAGGAGGGGCTGGAGGCCAGGTAGTTCAGACTCCAGCAAACTCTGCCCATTCCCAGGAGAGGTAGACTGAGGCTAATCCAGCGAGCCCTGCCAATCCCCATGGTGACAGCTCTATAGCTCTCAGGTGTTTGCTGGACTGGTCAGACCAGCTGTGCTGGGGGAATGGAGAGAAGGGACAGCCCTGACATTGGCCCCTCCTCCTGGCTTCCTTGGGGCTAGGACTCCAATTTCAGACAGAGGAGGGCAGTAGGGGCCAAGTTCTTGCAGAGGCCTACTTGAGCCCCAGGGGACCAGGAGATGCTACCACCCACTGGGTTCCAAATCTGTCCTCAAACTACCAGAGGCAGCTGTGAGCTGGCAGAGGGCCCTGGTGTGAGGGGGCCCCTGGCTTAGCCCAGGAGCCAACTTCTGGGCTTACCTGGGTTGACAGTGAGGAGCTGTCCCTCTTTCATAGGTGCCCAAGACTGAGTCCCCAAAGGAGTGTGCCTGCCTCCCCTTTATTCTGGCATCAGGTGTGGCCCATGTGATTGGGGCTGTGGTGTGGATTGCTTCACCCTGGGCCTCCCACCCTGAAACCAGCCTGGGGAATTTTCTGGAGACCCACCAGGCTAGGGACTTAGCACAGGGCGGACCCTAGGTGAGCTGGGAATGCCCAGGGTGAGCCAGGCTCAGGATTTCCCAGGGGCCACCCCACTGGAGCAGAGGGCTGGGCATTCCGGGGGGCTCGGGGTAGGAGGTGAGGGAGGGAGTGAGTGGGAGCCAAAGGGGAAATCCTCCTCCATGcttgagtttccaaggatttgggGATGGGGCTCGAACCACCAGAAGGATGTGGCTTTGTGTCCGTCTAGGGCAGGGACCAGGGTGTACAGAGTGAGACATCCACTTTGGACAGAAAATTTAAGGCAGTATAAAAAAACTCAGTCATTAAGATAAATTCcattatataatataaaaaaaccaaaaactaaacccattgctgttgtctattctgactcatagtgaccgtataggacagagtagagtactTTCAAgcatcagctggtggatttgaactgccaaccttttggttagtagccgagttcttaaccactgcaccaccagggctccatatataatatatatattataaattattttcatatctgaaatattttaatgtgatattaaaaaaaaatcaaaattaatgcaaaaagtCCATGATGCACAAAATACCAAAATTTACCAGGTGCAGGGACTAGGGTAAGGAGAGTGAGATATTTGCCTTGGACCCTAAATTTCAGACGGCACCAAAAATCCCAGTCATCAACATAACtaatattttaatgcaatttaaaaaaatcaaaacaaatgcaaaaaagtCAATGATGTATAAAacaccaaaattttaaataaagatggGATTAGTAACAGTGCCATGCCATGCTACATGGGAGctgaagggaaaaggaaaatcGGGAATTCGGATCCTGTCTTTGCACCTCACTTGCCTCTCCCTAGTCCCAGTCCTGCATCCAAGGCGGGGAGGGGAAGCCCCAGGAGGCGAGGGGTAGCTGTGTCCTCAGATCCTCATCTGGGGCCCACCTGGCCTGGCAATGACCTTGATTCAGCATCATAAACCTTGGGTTGCCCCTCTGCTCTCCCCTTCTGACTGAGGGCGTGGGGAGGCCCTCGTGGTTATATGTGACCACCCATTCATTCTCACTTTACCCAGCAGGAGGCTGAGCTCAGAGAGGTtgggtaacttgcccaagatcacacagctagaagAGAGGAGTGGGGAGGGTACTGGAATTGCACTCTCGTGTGTTTCTACTATGCATCATGGCCAGCTCACGCCAGggccagggtcagggtcagaaTAATTATGACCCTTCATGCTGGGGAGGTGTTTGCAGGCTGGCTGCTGAGCAACTTCACACCTGGGAATTCACGGGCCAGCCTGAGGGGCAGCTTTGATTCTGTTTTAGAGCTTAGAGCAGGGTtaaccccattgctgtccagtcaattccgacttgcgGTGacccatgcattacagagtagagctgagcttctcagggttttcttggctgtaatctttacggaaggtgcaaatggtttgtgctcagctactaacctaaaggttggtggttcgaagaaCCCAGCAGCCCGCGGAAGA
This region includes:
- the PGLYRP2 gene encoding N-acetylmuramoyl-L-alanine amidase — protein: MMAQGVLWILLGLLLWPKPGTASLPLLMDFIIKALGELEQKAPVTEARPTASTWLLSAQDSGPHNPLYRFLLKEQLLKAIKLDPHRLSPELRGLTEKVAQHDVRDGREYGVVLAPDGSTVAVQPLLAGLEAGLQGRRVVNLPLDSTTPPQDAEATSPDVGATVPEVRAASPGLTVASPDVTSLDVEAASPDTKAMFPTSVDSLLAVTLATDLGLTFLQDPQTESQPGLGAEGCWDQFSAPQTFTLLDPKASRLTTAFLNGALDGILLGDYLSRTPEPQPPLSLLLSQYYGAGVAREPGLQSNFRRQNGAVLTSAPTLTQQVWGALLLLQRLDPTHLQLQGMSQDQLAQVASHATKEFTEAFLGCPAIHPRCRWGAAPYRHQPTPLKLPLGFLYVHHTYIPELPCTDFEKCAANMRSMQRFHQDTRGWGDIGYSFVVGSDGYVYEGRGWHRVGAHTLGHNSLGFGVAFVGNYTAELPTDAALRTMRDELPRCALRFGYLRPDYKVLGHRQLVSTHCPGDALFNLLHTWPRFAADVKPRTARRASWRSRRELPPILPASGPQ